DNA from bacterium:
AACCTCCTGCGGCAGGATGCTCTCCACACGAGCCGGGAGGGCGACTTTCGTCGTACGCATCGTGATCTTGCGCCGCCCAGTCACATGGTCCCGCACATCGGTCAATGCCTGGATTAACTCATCGGCGTTCAGGTCAAAGTCATCTGTTTTCATTGTTCAAACTCCTTCTTAATCTCATCCACCAATCCACGAATGATTTTTCGTTTGTCCGGCGGTAGATCCTCAAATTCGCCTTTCGCAAAGACATACAGCAGGAATACCGTCTCAGCTCTCACGAAGAGCAGATAAAGCACGCGTGCTCCTCCGCGCTTCCCTCGCCCCGGCAAAGCCAGCCGAATCTTGCGCAACCCGCCAAGTCCGGGAATCACATCCCCCGATTCCGGGTTTGCCGCCAACTCCGATTGAAATTTCCGGCGGGGGATCGTGGCTTCGCCACAAAAGTTCATTGGTGCTGAATGAGTTGTGGCGGGAATGAGTATAATAACTGGCCTTAGAAACCCCGAAATGGACGGCAAAATGATGATTTAAGGTGACGCTGGAATAGCAGCCTTGCTTGGAAAATCGTAGGTCACCTTCAGGCCGTCGATCTTCACCATGCCCTCCTTGCATAAAGCATCCAGTAGGGCGGTCAGTTCCTGTTCGGAAAGCTGTTTCCGGAACAGTGCATGTAACGTGCTGCGGAGCGTCTTCATTGTCCGCGGTCTGGTTTCGGCACGTCGAATCAGATCTTTGACGGCGGTCTGCACCTGGGCATCGAGCGCGGGGTGGGGTGTTGGACGGGGAATCCCCGCGATGCCGGCTGGAAGGCCAGTGGCGGTTATTTCAGCACTTCCCCGCGCCCCGCTTTGGTCGAACCCGTGTGTCGGATTACTCCGGTTGATTTCAATTTCGCCAAGTGATCCTAAAAAGAGCTGTTGAGCTGGGAGGATAGACACTTGAACGCACACTTAACCGCAT
Protein-coding regions in this window:
- a CDS encoding type II toxin-antitoxin system RelE/ParE family toxin, which encodes MNFCGEATIPRRKFQSELAANPESGDVIPGLGGLRKIRLALPGRGKRGGARVLYLLFVRAETVFLLYVFAKGEFEDLPPDKRKIIRGLVDEIKKEFEQ